Within Porites lutea chromosome 2, jaPorLute2.1, whole genome shotgun sequence, the genomic segment CGGTAACGCCATAATCGacgaagaaagaaacaaagatagtAGAGCGAAAAAGTGCTGGGTACTTATCTTAAAACAGGGGCCCAGACGACGAGCTGGTCTAGCCTCCGGGCGTGAAACCAAATCGCTGGATGCGTATCTTGACGAAGTCGCCCGAGATGTAGAGGCGGAGCCACTGCCTTTGTCGCCAGAACGGGCACGACGACGTTTTTCCTTAGTGGCCTTTCTCTCAGCTCTCCTCTCGGCCCGGTAAATTCTCTTCTCATCATCTGAGTCAGAGGCGAGTTCGTCGGATAGATACTCATTGACCGTCGCCCATCCAAACTCGCTCTTGTCGGCTAGCTTTATTGCTTTAACACGCTTGGACACTAATTCCGTACCTGACTCCAAAGCAGccttagctttttcataagattTGTGCTTCAGTGCGTCGGAAGCTTCGTCTAGCTTGTCCAGCACCTGCAGGGAATGGTCTAACTGCTGCTGGTTACCCTTTCTCTTGCACGTGTATTGCTCGCGACGCGCCTTCTTAACAGCTTGCTCAACGGACGAACTGTTTTCCTCTGCAAAACGCTTGGAAAAATCGGTAAGCCGAGATTCGATGACCTGTGTAAGGTTGTCGGTTAAAGAACCTATAGAACGAGTAACGGCAGCCTGTATAGCAGCGCCAATAGAAGGATCTACGACTTCAGGGTTCGGACGAGAACGAACATTGCTGTCCTCCGCGTCACTCATGTTAAACAGAACAGTGTTGTAGCGTGTGGCGTTGCAGACCCGAAGGAAGAACACACTGACTGACAACAACTATATATATGAAACGCAATTAACACGTATTACGTAACTACTGAacacttcattgaaaaacacaatgaaaataccaaatacagaacgtgcagaaaacaaatatctgctaaACTTTGTACCGCAGATATTTTGATATTTCGTAAGTTTATGTATTCtttaagtgaaaatgaaaacattcctAATTGACGAAAGCATATTGCGCCATAACAAATTGCTTTCCatcttacccggatcattacttaaagcAATAACTCGTATGTGTAAGTGTCTGGTAAATGCTGCTTGACGCAACCTCGAAACAGGAAACAAATAGATAAGCGCTCTACCCCTGAAAAAAAGGAGGGAGCCGGGAAACTTGCAAGCCATTCTGATACCTAATTTGTTGATTGACTAAAGAACTCTGAGAATATCTGTGTCCAGATAGTTTAATTTCCCAAGAAATTCTTTTACGAATAGTTTTTAACACAAGCTCAGAGGCGGGGGATGTACGGGGGTCTCGCTCCCACTTGAAAATATACCCATGCTCGGatacgatttttttcttttctttttttttttttggcctcttTTCTCGTCACATTTCAACAGGAAAAATTACACTGGTTCTTCATGTGTGTTCTCGCTAAGTTAttcattaacccattcgcc encodes:
- the LOC140928071 gene encoding uncharacterized protein; this encodes MSDAEDSNVRSRPNPEVVDPSIGAAIQAAVTRSIGSLTDNLTQVIESRLTDFSKRFAEENSSSVEQAVKKARREQYTCKRKGNQQQLDHSLQVLDKLDEASDALKHKSYEKAKAALESGTELVSKRVKAIKLADKSEFGWATVNEYLSDELASDSDDEKRIYRAERRAERKATKEKRRRARSGDKGSGSASTSRATSSRYASSDLVSRPEARPARRLGPCFKISTQHFFALLSLFLSSSIMALPHRP